A genomic stretch from Leptotrichia sp. HSP-536 includes:
- a CDS encoding type II toxin-antitoxin system RelB/DinJ family antitoxin, whose protein sequence is MPMVSTSIKIDAKTKKEAQELFKDMGMSLTTAVNIFLKQAVREQRIPFYVGQPKYKEEVYQAMRDVEQGKNLSKSYRSAKEMIEDILKDE, encoded by the coding sequence ATGCCAATGGTTAGCACAAGTATAAAAATAGATGCCAAAACAAAGAAAGAAGCTCAAGAATTATTTAAGGATATGGGAATGAGTTTAACTACGGCAGTAAACATATTTTTAAAACAGGCAGTAAGAGAGCAGAGAATACCTTTTTATGTTGGACAGCCAAAATATAAGGAAGAAGTTTATCAAGCTATGAGAGATGTAGAACAAGGTAAAAATTTAAGTAAATCCTATCGCAGTGCTAAAGAGATGATAGAGGACATTTTGAAAGATGAATAA
- a CDS encoding type II toxin-antitoxin system YafQ family toxin → MNKNKYNLKYTNKFSKDLKLIKKRGYNMKLLERIVEILINKEKLPAKNKDFALKNKYLGYRECCITPDWLLVYKVIDKELILLSTETKTPSNLF, encoded by the coding sequence ATGAATAAAAATAAATATAATTTGAAATATACAAATAAATTTTCTAAAGATTTAAAATTAATAAAAAAGCGTGGATATAATATGAAATTACTTGAAAGGATAGTTGAAATATTAATCAATAAAGAAAAGTTACCTGCAAAAAATAAAGACTTTGCTTTAAAAAATAAATATTTAGGCTATCGTGAATGCTGTATAACACCTGATTGGTTATTAGTGTACAAAGTGATAGACAAAGAATTGATATTGCTATCAACGGAAACAAAAACTCCTAGCAATTTATTTTAA
- the relB gene encoding type II toxin-antitoxin system RelB family antitoxin, protein MAVISIKFNNEEENIIKNYAKTKGFSISQLIKDTLMERIAEEYDLEVCKEYLKMKVEETLVTIPFEESIKEWDLE, encoded by the coding sequence ATGGCAGTAATTTCAATTAAATTCAATAATGAAGAAGAAAATATTATTAAAAATTATGCAAAGACAAAAGGATTTTCTATTTCCCAACTGATAAAAGATACTTTAATGGAGAGAATAGCGGAAGAGTACGATTTGGAAGTTTGTAAGGAATACTTAAAAATGAAAGTGGAAGAAACTTTGGTTACGATTCCATTTGAAGAGTCAATAAAGGAATGGGATTTAGAATAA
- a CDS encoding helix-turn-helix domain-containing protein has translation MENVGKRLKSLREKYKFSLEEVAKKIKSSAGAISRYENNERKINSESLIRLSNLYNVSPEYILYGIKKDSSNLESSVISFFNNENIDFKEKEELFNKIQNAFFKEKFR, from the coding sequence ATGGAAAATGTAGGAAAAAGATTAAAGAGTTTGAGAGAAAAATATAAATTTTCTTTGGAGGAAGTGGCTAAAAAGATAAAATCATCTGCTGGAGCTATTTCACGATATGAAAATAACGAAAGGAAAATAAATAGTGAAAGTTTGATTAGACTGTCAAACTTATACAATGTTTCCCCTGAATACATATTATACGGTATAAAAAAAGATTCCAGCAATTTGGAATCATCTGTTATATCGTTTTTTAATAATGAAAATATAGACTTCAAGGAAAAGGAAGAATTGTTTAATAAAATTCAAAATGCCTTTTTCAAAGAAAAATTTAGATAA
- a CDS encoding XRE family transcriptional regulator, translating into MRKNLLKSKMSLHGDNNKTLAHKLKITPSAFSRKINGSSNFTIEEMKFIRKKYRLSDIEFLDIFFNN; encoded by the coding sequence ATGAGAAAAAATCTTTTAAAATCAAAAATGAGTTTACACGGAGACAACAACAAAACATTGGCACATAAGCTAAAAATAACTCCTTCAGCATTTTCACGAAAAATAAATGGAAGTAGTAATTTTACTATTGAGGAAATGAAATTTATTAGAAAAAAGTATAGGTTGAGTGATATTGAGTTTTTAGATATTTTTTTTAATAATTAA
- a CDS encoding DUF262 domain-containing protein — translation MEAKKIRILDFIGKGKKTFNIPVYQRNYDWQEENCKKLFTDIENIIKHNEEIEHFLGTVVYVLTKIERDYEEYVLIDGQQRITSISLLLKALHEKIISEDTKESIWEQYLINKKSPDNIRIRLKPIESDSVSYKQLIDNNDDSLNSNVCRNYKIFKELLENSHYSAEQIYSALYKIELVTIKLEKDKKSENPQLIFESLNSTGLSLTQADLIRNYLLMNSEYEKQTVLYKNFWLKIEIELTNKKISDFIRDFLTMKTGKIANKNKVYDDFKEYMRIQKELNEEAVLEELVTYSKYYNWFLNANSNNEKINEKLKHFKYLKNTTVYPLLLSIFEDTYYYKKLDEDKLLKIIDLLISYIFRRTICGYKTSSINKVFASIPKKILENQNEKDIYFKIEKNLMERRLETIFPRDEEFKVNFIKYNFEKNKELFKYTLKELEQKVSNNVINDTSNLNIEYIMPENLNSEWKLELGEKKFENTHLEYLGTIGNSSLIENDLLRYNKNFKTKKEFYQKSNIEITRNINNYQVWTDNEIKNRAEQLYEKSKEIWSIPAGYKIQKLNNIEYGKEYLLNSSINVTGEKPDKLIIDGIPYPVKSWKGLLEKLCIELYNLDSDIFKELIYNPNFQTKERVILSNSISKLRQPIEISNDLYIESNLNANAILSYADIIAANFELSDEIYFVLKRK, via the coding sequence TTGGAAGCAAAAAAAATAAGAATATTAGATTTTATTGGAAAAGGGAAAAAAACATTTAATATCCCTGTATATCAAAGAAATTATGATTGGCAAGAAGAAAATTGTAAAAAATTGTTTACTGATATAGAAAATATAATTAAACATAATGAAGAAATTGAACATTTTTTAGGAACTGTTGTATATGTATTAACAAAAATAGAAAGGGATTATGAAGAATATGTTTTGATAGACGGGCAACAAAGAATAACTTCTATTTCATTATTATTAAAAGCCTTACACGAAAAAATAATTTCAGAAGATACAAAAGAAAGTATATGGGAGCAATATTTAATAAATAAAAAATCTCCAGATAATATAAGAATACGTTTAAAACCTATCGAAAGTGATAGTGTATCATACAAACAATTAATTGATAATAATGATGATTCCTTGAATTCAAATGTTTGTAGAAATTATAAAATCTTTAAAGAGTTACTAGAAAATTCTCATTATTCAGCAGAACAAATATATTCAGCATTATATAAAATTGAATTAGTAACTATAAAATTAGAAAAAGATAAAAAATCAGAAAATCCACAACTTATATTTGAAAGTTTAAATTCGACAGGATTATCACTTACCCAAGCTGATTTAATACGAAATTATTTATTAATGAACTCTGAATACGAAAAACAGACAGTATTATATAAAAATTTCTGGTTAAAAATTGAGATAGAATTGACAAATAAGAAAATATCTGATTTTATTCGAGATTTTTTAACAATGAAAACTGGAAAAATTGCAAACAAAAATAAAGTTTACGATGATTTTAAAGAATATATGAGGATTCAAAAAGAGTTAAATGAAGAGGCTGTTTTAGAAGAACTTGTTACCTATTCAAAATATTATAATTGGTTTTTAAATGCAAATTCAAATAATGAAAAAATAAATGAAAAATTAAAGCATTTTAAATACTTAAAAAACACAACTGTTTATCCACTATTACTTTCAATATTTGAAGATACTTATTATTATAAAAAATTAGATGAGGATAAACTTTTAAAAATAATAGATTTGTTAATATCTTATATATTTAGAAGAACAATTTGTGGATATAAAACTAGTTCTATTAATAAAGTTTTTGCAAGTATACCCAAAAAAATATTAGAAAATCAAAATGAAAAGGATATATATTTTAAAATAGAAAAAAATTTGATGGAGCGAAGATTAGAAACTATATTTCCTAGAGATGAAGAATTTAAAGTAAATTTTATAAAATATAATTTTGAAAAGAATAAAGAACTATTCAAATATACTCTTAAGGAACTTGAACAAAAAGTTTCTAATAATGTAATTAATGATACTTCTAATTTAAATATAGAATATATTATGCCTGAAAATTTAAATTCTGAATGGAAATTAGAATTGGGAGAGAAAAAATTTGAAAATACTCATTTAGAATATCTAGGAACAATAGGAAATTCATCGCTAATAGAGAATGATTTATTACGTTATAATAAGAATTTTAAAACTAAAAAAGAGTTTTATCAAAAATCAAATATTGAAATAACAAGAAATATAAACAATTATCAAGTATGGACAGATAATGAAATTAAAAATAGAGCAGAACAGTTATATGAAAAGTCAAAAGAAATTTGGAGTATTCCAGCAGGTTATAAAATACAAAAATTAAATAATATAGAGTACGGAAAAGAGTATTTATTAAATTCAAGTATTAATGTAACAGGAGAAAAACCTGATAAACTAATAATTGACGGTATTCCATATCCTGTAAAATCGTGGAAAGGGTTATTAGAAAAATTATGTATTGAACTGTATAATTTGGATTCTGATATATTTAAAGAGTTAATTTATAATCCTAATTTTCAAACAAAAGAAAGAGTTATACTCTCAAATTCAATTTCTAAACTTAGACAACCAATAGAAATTAGTAATGATTTGTATATTGAAAGTAATTTAAATGCAAATGCAATTTTAAGTTATGCAGATATAATAGCTGCTAATTTTGAATTAAGCGATGAAATATATTTTGTTTTGAAAAGAAAGTGA
- a CDS encoding helix-turn-helix transcriptional regulator, whose translation MAKTKFKENFKEILKELRKKKNLTQRGLAEKTGISLAMITKYEQGLNTPSIENLRVLADFFKVSIRNFLEEDRDRDRVFKIFLSEEEASIDIENYDSSTNDKKFLSISKGRQYIYHILKFLEAVGFEIYIDEKQNIFNIRSSDPKYTMNIYWTINNLQFQIQFLRNIIIDYSYMFFKDMDNHIKKIDNDTKENDNTENNNTKNYEDKK comes from the coding sequence ATGGCAAAAACAAAATTTAAGGAAAATTTTAAGGAAATATTGAAAGAGTTGAGAAAAAAAAAGAATCTTACTCAAAGAGGATTAGCTGAAAAAACTGGAATTTCATTAGCAATGATAACTAAATATGAACAAGGTTTAAATACTCCAAGTATAGAAAATCTAAGAGTTTTAGCTGATTTTTTTAAAGTATCTATACGTAATTTTTTAGAAGAAGATAGAGACAGGGATAGAGTTTTTAAGATTTTTTTATCAGAAGAAGAGGCTAGTATAGATATTGAAAATTATGATTCTTCTACTAATGATAAAAAATTTTTATCTATATCGAAAGGAAGGCAATATATTTATCATATTTTAAAATTTTTAGAAGCAGTTGGATTTGAAATTTACATTGATGAAAAACAGAATATTTTTAATATAAGAAGTTCTGACCCTAAATATACTATGAATATCTATTGGACAATCAATAATCTTCAATTTCAAATACAATTTTTAAGAAATATTATTATTGATTATTCTTATATGTTTTTCAAAGATATGGATAACCATATAAAAAAAATTGATAATGATACAAAGGAAAATGATAATACAGAAAATAATAATACAAAAAATTATGAGGATAAAAAATAG
- a CDS encoding protein rep produces MNREEEYIEYYKKSIEIYGREDFKDIISKRKLLNVKNCYKEYLYWYEHPEWSHKIFRCKKPFCPICDIQNKRILYYKHKDRALKLERKYNLFILVLNGNNVEIETDKINEEIKDNNEKLKILLSRPFIEKVVRGYFKVTEIKYTDYDSLPHIHIILFTIKGIYKHFKISEFKNMIMKEWRNLKGFNANVYLKSLGTKEKIEKEVSYLTRDNKKQLYNLFNLGNNVVKVHLEVTRNKRFFVWSKNVLKELKLNDYT; encoded by the coding sequence TTGAATAGGGAAGAAGAGTATATTGAGTATTATAAGAAAAGCATTGAAATATATGGAAGAGAAGATTTTAAAGATATTATTTCTAAGAGGAAATTACTGAATGTAAAAAATTGTTACAAAGAGTATCTATATTGGTATGAACATCCAGAATGGTCTCATAAAATTTTTAGATGTAAGAAGCCATTTTGTCCTATATGTGATATACAAAATAAAAGAATACTGTACTATAAGCATAAGGACAGGGCCTTAAAGCTAGAAAGGAAATACAATCTGTTTATATTAGTTTTGAATGGCAATAATGTTGAAATTGAAACTGATAAGATAAATGAGGAAATAAAGGATAACAATGAAAAGCTAAAAATATTATTGAGCAGGCCCTTTATTGAGAAAGTTGTGAGAGGATATTTTAAAGTAACTGAAATTAAATATACTGATTATGATTCTCTTCCACATATCCATATTATTTTATTTACAATAAAAGGAATATACAAGCATTTTAAGATAAGTGAATTTAAGAATATGATTATGAAAGAATGGAGAAATTTAAAAGGCTTCAATGCCAATGTTTATTTAAAAAGTTTAGGAACAAAGGAAAAAATAGAAAAGGAGGTGTCTTATTTAACAAGAGATAATAAAAAACAGTTATATAATTTGTTTAATTTAGGTAATAATGTAGTTAAGGTTCATTTAGAAGTAACTCGGAATAAAAGATTTTTTGTTTGGAGTAAAAATGTATTAAAAGAACTAAAATTAAATGACTATACTTAA
- a CDS encoding transcriptional regulator has protein sequence MNLESKKEMYNILKEKIRDRKLSYKKLSEKMRISESGFNKKINGKYFFTQEEIFLLKKILKLKNSELIQIFF, from the coding sequence TTGAATTTAGAATCAAAAAAAGAAATGTACAATATTTTGAAGGAAAAGATTAGAGATAGAAAATTGAGCTATAAAAAGTTATCTGAAAAAATGAGAATTTCAGAAAGTGGATTTAATAAGAAAATAAATGGGAAGTATTTTTTTACACAGGAAGAAATATTTTTGTTGAAAAAGATATTGAAATTAAAAAATTCTGAATTAATACAGATATTTTTTTAA
- a CDS encoding tyrosine-type recombinase/integrase gives MAKNRTKKGNGRGSITKTKKNKPYWVRVTDSVTKKRVSLGLYKTKKEAQQKLDEYLFNPYNLETHTMTFEEIFNLFKEAQEKNVAKATFKSYINSYKRCKPLYNLIFRDIKAPQLQSLINSLNCSKGTKSITKGFLSVLYKYAIEMEILTINRAEHIKLPKESKPKKINIFTGYDIKKLWDNIKIDWVEYILIMIYTGMRIGETVNLKKKNVDLVNGIIFGGNKTEKGMNRKIPIRDDIYPIIKNLYENSPTDYLIYNKNWVFKKKQDENKPIRENYFRDKFNETLQILGIEKHQTHDCRKTLATFMSKQQLNEVQITDILGHESINTTNDYYIKVDEQELRKSINKIDFLKDVV, from the coding sequence ATGGCAAAAAATAGAACTAAGAAAGGAAATGGTAGAGGTAGTATAACAAAAACTAAAAAGAATAAACCTTACTGGGTACGAGTTACAGACTCAGTAACAAAAAAACGAGTATCGTTAGGACTGTATAAAACGAAAAAGGAAGCACAGCAAAAATTAGATGAATATTTATTTAATCCTTACAATTTAGAAACACATACAATGACATTTGAGGAAATATTCAATTTATTTAAAGAAGCTCAAGAAAAAAATGTTGCTAAGGCAACTTTTAAATCTTATATAAACAGTTATAAGAGATGTAAACCATTATATAACCTGATATTTAGGGATATAAAAGCTCCACAATTACAAAGTCTTATAAATAGTTTAAATTGTAGCAAAGGAACAAAAAGTATTACTAAAGGGTTTTTAAGTGTACTTTATAAATATGCTATAGAAATGGAAATACTAACTATAAATAGAGCGGAACATATAAAACTACCAAAAGAAAGCAAACCTAAAAAAATAAATATATTTACTGGCTATGATATTAAAAAATTGTGGGATAATATTAAAATTGATTGGGTAGAATACATTTTAATTATGATTTATACAGGAATGCGAATTGGAGAAACTGTTAATTTAAAAAAAAAGAATGTTGACTTAGTAAATGGAATCATATTTGGTGGAAATAAAACAGAGAAAGGAATGAATAGAAAAATACCAATTCGTGATGATATTTATCCAATAATAAAAAATCTTTATGAAAATAGTCCAACAGATTATTTGATTTACAATAAAAATTGGGTATTTAAGAAAAAGCAAGATGAAAATAAGCCAATACGAGAAAATTATTTTCGTGATAAATTTAATGAAACACTTCAAATATTAGGGATAGAAAAGCACCAGACTCACGATTGCAGAAAAACATTGGCAACTTTTATGAGTAAACAGCAATTAAATGAAGTTCAAATAACAGATATATTAGGACACGAAAGTATAAATACAACAAATGACTATTATATTAAAGTAGATGAACAGGAATTAAGAAAATCAATTAACAAAATAGATTTTCTAAAGGATGTAGTATAA
- a CDS encoding FeoB-associated Cys-rich membrane protein — protein MIKTIIVGIIAVLIAFAVFRKVYKDYKKNKNLCGTDCCSCSSGSTCGSHKKENK, from the coding sequence ATGATAAAAACAATTATTGTTGGAATAATTGCGGTTTTAATTGCGTTTGCAGTATTTAGAAAAGTTTACAAAGATTATAAAAAAAATAAAAATCTTTGTGGAACAGATTGCTGTAGCTGCTCAAGCGGTTCAACTTGTGGATCTCATAAAAAAGAAAATAAATAA
- the feoB gene encoding ferrous iron transport protein B has translation MINVAFVGNPNVGKTALINQISHASLKIGNWPGVTIEKKEVFFKIGNEDIKLIDLPGIYNLSINTPEERVSRDFLLDEKVDVVINVMDSTSLEKNIYLTALVKELGIPMVMALNFEDEFKRIGYKLDVERFEKQLGIPVVFTSGKSGNGVDKLMEKVVELSKQSSSENKQHRLLFDKEIENNIETLKNKLKNEKPYEKVIEKYPLDWLVIKILESDTNVLARVKNEFEIDLSNVGNSEKKELEEHYGIDPEDALARARYGTVRGIISANLKRGTGDKFALTDKIDKILLNKFFGGLAFLAIIYAVFVIVFDGSSPFIDWIDGFFSDFVIKYVGHAIEGVPDWLSSFVLDGILAGVGSVLTFVPLMFFIYFFMAILEESGYMARVAFILNKMMTKVGLSGKAFIPMLIGFGCTVPAIYSTRTLEDEKTRRLTGVIATFMSCGARLPVYSLLAAAFFSKHAALVVVSIYLFGVFMALFVAFVLKRFNYFKGNNTELLIELPPYRLPSAKVVWNNMRAKTFAYVKKATTIILGILLIIWFFQYFPNKGDAENSYLGQAAKVVQPVFKPTGFGDRWEPVASIVPSIIAKETVVGFLGQILLSQKEDEKQEYNFLGDLKDQGIGLGNAVIDSVKSLGHVATFKIATLEMKNQEELDEDAGGNIVPAIRNLWNDKYGPIRAYSFMLYVLLVVPCAVAMGALKQEFGWKLLTFQVSLLLILPYVVSVLFFNVAKLIM, from the coding sequence ATGATAAACGTAGCATTTGTCGGAAATCCTAATGTAGGAAAAACTGCCTTGATTAACCAAATTTCACACGCAAGTTTAAAAATAGGAAACTGGCCAGGTGTAACAATTGAGAAGAAGGAAGTTTTTTTTAAGATAGGCAATGAAGATATAAAACTTATCGATTTGCCGGGAATTTATAATTTATCAATAAATACACCTGAAGAACGTGTTTCAAGGGATTTTCTGCTAGATGAAAAAGTTGATGTGGTAATCAATGTTATGGATTCGACATCGCTTGAAAAAAATATTTATTTAACGGCATTAGTAAAGGAACTTGGTATTCCAATGGTGATGGCGCTTAACTTTGAGGATGAATTTAAGAGAATTGGCTACAAATTGGATGTGGAAAGATTTGAAAAGCAGCTTGGTATTCCAGTAGTCTTTACAAGTGGAAAATCTGGTAATGGTGTAGACAAACTTATGGAAAAGGTTGTGGAACTTTCAAAACAAAGTTCATCAGAAAATAAACAGCACAGACTTTTATTTGACAAGGAAATTGAAAATAACATTGAAACTTTGAAAAATAAATTGAAAAATGAAAAGCCCTATGAAAAAGTGATAGAAAAATATCCACTTGACTGGCTTGTAATCAAAATTCTGGAAAGTGATACCAATGTTTTGGCAAGGGTAAAAAATGAATTTGAAATTGATTTATCAAATGTTGGAAATTCTGAAAAAAAAGAGCTTGAAGAACATTATGGAATTGATCCTGAAGATGCGTTGGCAAGAGCAAGATACGGAACTGTCCGTGGAATTATTTCGGCAAACTTAAAAAGAGGTACTGGAGATAAATTTGCATTGACAGATAAAATTGACAAGATACTTTTGAATAAATTTTTTGGTGGACTTGCATTTCTTGCCATAATTTATGCAGTATTTGTTATTGTATTTGACGGAAGTTCTCCGTTTATCGACTGGATTGACGGTTTTTTTAGCGACTTTGTAATAAAATATGTGGGACACGCTATCGAAGGGGTGCCTGACTGGTTAAGCAGCTTTGTGCTGGACGGAATTCTTGCTGGAGTAGGTTCAGTCTTGACATTTGTGCCACTTATGTTCTTTATATACTTTTTTATGGCAATTCTTGAAGAAAGCGGATATATGGCGCGTGTAGCATTTATTCTGAACAAGATGATGACAAAGGTTGGACTTTCAGGAAAAGCATTTATCCCAATGCTAATCGGATTTGGGTGTACAGTACCTGCAATTTATTCAACAAGAACGCTAGAAGATGAGAAAACAAGAAGGCTAACAGGAGTTATTGCCACATTTATGTCTTGTGGTGCAAGACTTCCAGTTTACTCGCTACTTGCAGCAGCATTTTTTAGCAAACATGCAGCTTTAGTTGTTGTTTCAATTTATCTTTTTGGTGTATTTATGGCTCTTTTTGTGGCATTTGTACTAAAAAGATTCAATTATTTCAAAGGAAATAACACAGAACTGTTAATAGAACTGCCTCCATATAGACTACCAAGTGCAAAAGTTGTATGGAATAATATGAGAGCAAAAACTTTTGCCTATGTAAAAAAAGCAACTACAATAATTTTAGGAATTTTATTAATTATCTGGTTTTTTCAATATTTTCCAAATAAAGGAGATGCCGAAAATTCATATTTAGGACAAGCGGCAAAAGTCGTACAGCCTGTATTCAAGCCAACTGGTTTTGGTGACAGATGGGAACCTGTGGCTTCCATTGTGCCAAGTATCATCGCAAAAGAAACGGTTGTAGGATTTTTAGGACAAATTTTGTTATCGCAAAAAGAAGATGAGAAACAAGAATATAATTTCTTAGGCGATTTAAAAGATCAAGGAATTGGGTTGGGAAATGCTGTAATTGATTCTGTAAAATCTTTGGGACACGTCGCAACATTTAAAATTGCAACATTGGAAATGAAAAATCAGGAAGAACTTGACGAAGATGCAGGAGGAAACATTGTTCCAGCAATAAGAAACTTATGGAATGACAAATATGGTCCAATAAGAGCATATTCGTTCATGCTGTATGTTCTTCTTGTAGTGCCGTGTGCTGTGGCAATGGGAGCATTAAAACAGGAATTTGGATGGAAATTACTAACATTCCAAGTATCGTTACTATTAATCCTGCCTTATGTTGTGTCAGTATTATTCTTTAATGTCGCAAAATTAATTATGTAA
- a CDS encoding FeoA family protein has product MTLVEGKVGEKFLLKDIDERKLDTRLLSLGVCRGDACTIENIANGNILIKTVETKIVISTNLANHIQIEVVK; this is encoded by the coding sequence ATGACATTAGTGGAAGGTAAAGTCGGAGAAAAATTTCTATTAAAAGACATTGATGAGCGAAAATTGGACACGCGGTTATTGAGTCTTGGAGTTTGCAGAGGAGATGCATGTACGATTGAAAACATCGCAAATGGAAATATTCTCATAAAGACAGTGGAAACTAAAATCGTAATCAGTACAAATTTAGCAAATCACATTCAAATTGAGGTGGTAAAATGA